Proteins co-encoded in one Micrococcales bacterium genomic window:
- the def gene encoding peptide deformylase translates to MSVVDIRLFGDPVLRSPAAPVVDFDKQLRVLVKDLTDTMMDAPGVGLAAPQLGVGLRVFTYYVDGVLGHLVNPDLDLSDETQEEEEGCLSLPDIRFRTPRALRVVAKGFSMHGEPVTVEGSNLLARCVQHETDHLDGVLFIDRLDPESRKQAMREIRESDWFGPDTIVKSSPHLQRSPR, encoded by the coding sequence GTGTCCGTAGTCGATATCCGCCTGTTCGGCGACCCTGTTCTGCGCAGTCCGGCGGCACCGGTCGTCGACTTCGACAAGCAGTTGCGTGTCCTGGTGAAGGACCTGACCGACACGATGATGGACGCCCCCGGCGTCGGATTGGCCGCGCCACAACTGGGGGTGGGCCTGCGCGTCTTCACCTACTACGTGGACGGTGTTCTGGGCCACCTCGTGAACCCTGACCTCGACCTCAGCGACGAGACTCAGGAGGAGGAAGAGGGGTGTCTGTCCCTGCCCGACATCCGCTTCCGGACACCGCGGGCGCTGCGGGTGGTGGCGAAAGGGTTCAGCATGCACGGCGAGCCGGTCACCGTGGAAGGCAGCAATCTCCTGGCTCGGTGCGTCCAGCACGAGACCGACCACCTTGACGGTGTGTTGTTCATCGATCGCTTGGACCCGGAGTCGCGCAAGCAGGCGATGCGGGAGATCCGCGAATCCGACTGGTTCGGCCCGGACACCATCGTCAAGTCCAGCCCGCATCTGCAGAGGAGCCCCCGATGA
- a CDS encoding methionyl-tRNA formyltransferase, whose protein sequence is MRLVFAGTPEVAVVSLEKVLASRHEVLAVVTRPDAVAGRGHRVTPSPVSRAARDHGIPVLTPIRPSEPDFVRTLQELDPDCCPVVAYGALIPQHVLDIPAKGWVNLHFSLLPAWRGAAPVQRAIMAGDDVTGAAAFQLEAGMDTGPVFGVVTETIGPRDTAGDLLGRLAESGAELLVKVLDGIEEGALVPVPQSGDDVSLAPKLTVDDARVRWDEPALAVDRRIRGCTPAPGAWSMLGELKVKIHPVTISDETLAPGLMRVDRHRVLVGTLTSAVELGTVQPAGKKAMAAADWARGLHGDDLVFQ, encoded by the coding sequence ATGAGGCTGGTCTTCGCGGGCACCCCTGAGGTCGCCGTCGTCAGCCTGGAGAAGGTGCTCGCGTCGCGTCATGAGGTGCTCGCGGTGGTGACCCGCCCTGACGCCGTGGCCGGCCGCGGTCATCGGGTGACGCCGAGCCCGGTCAGCCGCGCTGCGCGTGACCACGGCATCCCGGTCCTCACCCCCATTCGGCCCAGCGAGCCCGACTTCGTGCGGACCCTGCAGGAGTTGGACCCCGACTGCTGTCCGGTGGTGGCTTACGGTGCGCTCATCCCGCAGCACGTGCTGGACATCCCAGCCAAGGGGTGGGTCAACCTGCACTTCTCCTTGCTGCCTGCCTGGCGCGGCGCGGCGCCGGTGCAACGGGCGATCATGGCCGGCGACGACGTGACGGGAGCGGCGGCGTTCCAGTTGGAAGCCGGCATGGACACCGGCCCGGTATTCGGCGTCGTGACGGAGACCATCGGACCGCGGGACACCGCCGGTGACCTGCTCGGGCGGCTCGCAGAATCCGGTGCTGAGTTACTGGTGAAGGTGCTGGACGGCATCGAGGAGGGTGCGCTGGTGCCGGTGCCGCAGTCCGGCGACGACGTGAGCCTGGCCCCGAAACTCACGGTCGACGATGCCCGGGTCCGTTGGGACGAACCGGCGCTGGCGGTCGATCGGCGCATCCGCGGCTGCACTCCCGCGCCGGGTGCTTGGTCCATGCTCGGTGAGCTGAAAGTGAAGATCCACCCGGTCACGATCAGCGATGAGACCCTGGCCCCCGGCCTGATGCGGGTGGACCGGCACCGGGTGCTCGTCGGCACGCTGACCTCCGCGGTGGAACTCGGCACCGTGCAGCCCGCCGGCAAGAAGGCCATGGCTGCCGCGGACTGGGCGCGCGGCCTGCATGGTGACGACCTGGTGTTCCAGTGA
- the rpe gene encoding ribulose-phosphate 3-epimerase: MGIQISPSILSADFANLEAQCRAVAGHADWLHVDVMDNHFVPNLTIGLPVVEALLTTVETPVDCHLMIEDPDRWAPGYAEAGAGSVTFHVEAATAPIKLARDLRRHGARAGLGLRPATPVEPYADLLGEFDMLLIMTVEPGFGGQKFLDVVVPKIRRARQIIGDGDVWLQVDGGVDLHTIEVCADAGADVFVAGSAVYGADDPAAAVDALRAAASAASL, translated from the coding sequence GTGGGAATCCAGATATCGCCGAGCATCCTGTCCGCCGACTTCGCCAATCTCGAGGCGCAGTGCAGGGCGGTCGCCGGGCATGCCGACTGGTTGCACGTGGATGTGATGGACAACCACTTCGTCCCCAACCTCACCATCGGACTGCCGGTCGTCGAGGCACTGCTCACGACGGTCGAGACGCCGGTGGACTGCCATCTCATGATCGAGGACCCGGACCGCTGGGCCCCCGGCTATGCCGAAGCGGGGGCGGGCAGCGTCACGTTCCACGTCGAAGCCGCCACCGCGCCCATCAAACTCGCCCGGGACCTGCGCCGGCACGGGGCCCGGGCCGGGCTCGGACTGCGGCCCGCGACGCCGGTGGAACCCTACGCTGACCTCCTCGGTGAGTTCGACATGCTGCTCATCATGACCGTCGAGCCGGGTTTCGGCGGGCAGAAGTTCCTGGACGTGGTGGTACCCAAGATCCGGCGGGCACGGCAGATCATCGGCGACGGCGACGTGTGGCTGCAGGTCGACGGCGGGGTGGACCTGCACACCATCGAGGTCTGCGCCGATGCGGGCGCCGATGTGTTCGTCGCGGGTTCTGCGGTCTACGGCGCGGACGATCCGGCGGCCGCCGTGGACGCACTGCGGGCCGCAGCCTCCGCCGCGTCGTTGTGA
- the ribD gene encoding bifunctional diaminohydroxyphosphoribosylaminopyrimidine deaminase/5-amino-6-(5-phosphoribosylamino)uracil reductase RibD: MAEALTLAASVHGAVGPNPRVGCVLVSTDGQVVGRGAHQGAGTAHAEVVALADAGEAARGSTAYVTLEPCNHHGRTPPCAQALIGAGVAAVRYAVPDPTTASGGAQTCAEAGLDVDPGPLTDEATHFLAPWLSAVTNGRPFVTLKVASTLDGYIAAADGSSRWITGPEARRWVHGLRAQVDAIAVGSGTLRADTPALTVRGIEVVRQPHRYVLGEVVADGFTSLPGRDPAAALAQMYDAGVRHLLLEGGATVAAAFLRAGLVDDLVWFTAPKLLGAGTRAVGDLGIGTIGDAQHLAVTDVQNVGGDVMIRSGRR, encoded by the coding sequence ATGGCCGAAGCCCTGACGCTCGCCGCCTCCGTGCACGGTGCGGTGGGACCCAATCCCCGTGTGGGCTGCGTCCTCGTCAGTACCGACGGCCAGGTCGTAGGCCGGGGTGCGCATCAAGGGGCCGGGACCGCTCATGCCGAGGTCGTCGCTCTGGCCGACGCCGGCGAGGCCGCCCGGGGAAGTACCGCGTACGTCACGCTGGAACCCTGCAACCACCACGGCCGGACCCCGCCCTGCGCGCAGGCGCTCATCGGTGCCGGTGTCGCAGCGGTCCGGTATGCCGTGCCCGATCCCACCACGGCATCCGGCGGCGCCCAGACCTGCGCTGAGGCCGGGCTGGACGTCGACCCCGGCCCACTCACCGATGAAGCCACGCACTTCCTCGCCCCGTGGCTGTCCGCCGTGACCAATGGCCGGCCCTTCGTCACCCTCAAAGTCGCCAGCACCCTCGACGGGTACATCGCCGCCGCCGACGGCAGCAGTCGCTGGATCACCGGGCCGGAGGCGCGCCGCTGGGTCCACGGGCTGCGGGCGCAAGTGGACGCGATCGCGGTGGGATCGGGCACCTTGCGCGCGGACACCCCTGCCCTCACCGTGCGCGGGATCGAGGTCGTCCGCCAGCCCCACCGCTACGTGCTCGGTGAGGTGGTGGCCGACGGCTTCACCAGCCTGCCGGGCAGGGACCCGGCGGCGGCACTCGCGCAGATGTACGACGCAGGTGTGCGGCATCTGCTCCTCGAAGGCGGCGCCACCGTTGCCGCGGCGTTCCTGCGTGCCGGCCTGGTGGACGACCTGGTGTGGTTCACCGCACCCAAGCTGCTGGGCGCCGGCACCAGGGCCGTCGGCGACCTCGGCATCGGCACCATCGGGGATGCCCAGCACCTGGCGGTGACCGATGTGCAGAACGTCGGCGGCGACGTGATGATCCGCAGCGGGAGGCGCTGA
- a CDS encoding riboflavin synthase: MFTGLVQQMGTVRDVVGGDSTRLTIAPDGAWEDYAHGESIATSGVCLTVVASGPGWFAVDVMAQTLALTSLSDVAAGRRVNLERAMRLGDRLGGHLVQGHVDGVAVVTHRRNEPEWDVVGFELPEHLRQYVVAQGSICLDGVSLTVSAKSPEGAEVSLIPETLRSTTLNDVRPGSRLNVEVDVIAKYVESLLGGYR; encoded by the coding sequence ATGTTCACCGGACTCGTGCAGCAGATGGGCACCGTGCGCGACGTGGTCGGCGGGGACAGCACGCGACTGACCATCGCCCCCGACGGCGCATGGGAGGACTACGCCCACGGGGAAAGCATCGCCACGAGTGGGGTCTGCCTGACGGTGGTGGCCAGCGGACCTGGGTGGTTCGCCGTCGACGTCATGGCGCAGACCCTGGCGCTGACCAGTTTGTCCGATGTCGCGGCAGGGCGCAGGGTGAACCTGGAGCGAGCAATGCGCCTTGGTGACCGGCTCGGTGGGCACCTGGTGCAGGGGCACGTCGACGGCGTTGCGGTCGTGACCCACCGCCGCAACGAGCCTGAGTGGGACGTCGTCGGTTTCGAGCTACCCGAGCACCTGCGGCAGTACGTGGTGGCGCAGGGGTCGATCTGCCTGGACGGGGTGTCCCTGACCGTCTCCGCGAAGAGCCCGGAGGGTGCGGAAGTGAGCTTGATCCCCGAGACCCTGCGGTCGACGACGCTGAACGACGTCCGGCCAGGATCCCGGCTGAATGTGGAGGTGGACGTGATCGCCAAGTACGTCGAGTCCCTGCTGGGAGGCTACCGATGA